The genomic DNA TTCCCTTGAGCGTAAGTTATGGTTTGGTTGCCTTCCCAATGGATGGTATAGGTTTGGGCACGTGCGCAAAGCACGGAAATCACAGCGATGTATAAAAAAACAAATCTTTTCATTAGGCGATAGATGAAGTTAGAATGAATTTATTGCAAAGTAAAAGTAAAAATCTTAAACAATAAAATTAAATGCGTGCCGTTTTGAAAAAAATAGAAATCTATTTTGTAAAGTAGAATAAATTGTTTTACTTTGTGGATTGTTAATTTTAGACTATAAAACGGTAATGCAGAGCGCATTGTTTTAAGGTTAAAATTTTGAGTATCAAAGAGATAATAAAAAAAATAAAAACATATCGGATGAAAAAACTAAAGTTATTTTCATTAGGTTTATTAAGTTCTTCTATGCTTTTGGTAAGCTGTGGAGGTAATAATACTAAAAAAGGAGGCGGTACTAAGCGCTTTGTGAGCCAAACAGGATGGAAGCCCAACGACCAAAAAGGTTGGTTCTTCTCAGGAAAACAGCAAAAGCAAAAAGGCTGGGTGAATATGGTGTATGTAGAGGGCGGTACTTTTACAATGGGCTTAGTGAAAGATGATGTAATGCACGATTGGAACAACACCCCAAGAAGAATGCAGGTGAGCTCTTTCTTTATCGGAGAAACCGAGACCACCAATGCCGATTACCGCTCATATGTGACTTGGTTAAAGGTGGTATTTCCATCATCAGACCCTAATTTTAAAGATATTTACACAGGCGCATTACCAGATACTTTGGTATGGAATAACAAGCTTTCTCGGAATGATTATTCAGAAACTTATTTCCGTTCGCCAGAGTTTGATTATTATCCTGTGGTGGGGGTATCTTGGTTGCAAGCTTCCAGATATTGTGATTGGCTAACAGATCGTGCCAATGAAAAAGCATTGATGGATCAAGGCGTAATTTCTAAAGATTTATATGTGAATGAAAGCAACAACCAAGGACAAGCTTCTTTCACTTTGGATAAATACAAAGCCAACGACCCAGAGATGCAGTCCTATATCAATGAACAGCGTTTAAAGCAAAAATCAGGAATTAAAAGTGCCAATGCCAGAATTTTAGCTGCCAACAGAAATGCCACAGCAGGCGTGGTGACTAAATTCAGGCTTCCTACCGAGGTAGAGTGGGAATTTGCAGCATTAGGACTTCAGAAGAATAGAGAATATAACCTCTACGAAGGCAAAACGCCAGAAATTGATAAATTGCGAGGCAATAAAGGTAGAAATA from Riemerella columbina includes the following:
- the gldJ gene encoding gliding motility lipoprotein GldJ; protein product: MKKLKLFSLGLLSSSMLLVSCGGNNTKKGGGTKRFVSQTGWKPNDQKGWFFSGKQQKQKGWVNMVYVEGGTFTMGLVKDDVMHDWNNTPRRMQVSSFFIGETETTNADYRSYVTWLKVVFPSSDPNFKDIYTGALPDTLVWNNKLSRNDYSETYFRSPEFDYYPVVGVSWLQASRYCDWLTDRANEKALMDQGVISKDLYVNESNNQGQASFTLDKYKANDPEMQSYINEQRLKQKSGIKSANARILAANRNATAGVVTKFRLPTEVEWEFAALGLQKNREYNLYEGKTPEIDKLRGNKGRNRGMFLENFKYGRGDYSGTAGWNNDGSPTTSDVRQYPSNDLGIYGMYGNVAEWTADVYRPIIDEEASDFNYYRGNVSREVVKNADGTFTKIEGNNIAYDTLADGRKIYRGLPGQYKREVVEDDRNFRDGDFMSSLEAGYGRELDSAAAKEFDMYNSTKRKFFVDAKGRVILEKDKKQRTTNVSNTSRVVKGGSWKDTAYWLDPGQRRYRDEARAYGWIGFRVAQDAKDNATKRTKR